In Parcubacteria group bacterium, the sequence GGTACCCCCGACATGCAAACGGCTGGTATCTTTCCCGCGGGAAAATTTGGAAAACAAATAAGGACGTTCGGTTTCCGGAACTCCAAGCCCAGTATCCGAAATTGAAATTTTCACCAAATTACCTCTAAGCGTTTCAAAACTGCTTCCCGTATGGGACACGTTCCAAGTTCTGTTGATTAGAAGTTCAACCTTAACTTTTACTCCGCCTCGCTTGGTATACTTGAGAGCATTGTCAACTAAGTTAGAAATAACTTCCCGAGTTTTTCCTTTATCAATTTCAATCTCAGGAAGCGGATTTTGAGGAAGATCCAGATGCAGATAAAGTCCTTTGCCATTTGCAATAACCGAGAATGTGTCATACAAATCTTTTACTATATTTTCTATTCTGCACTTCTCAAACATAAATTCCATTCTTCCCGACTCAATCCTTGAAACATTCAAAAATTCCTCAACCAGCTGAATAAGCCTTTCATTGGAAGTGTAAATCTTGTTCAAAGGATCAGCTATATATGGCTCGATCTTTCCATAGGTGCCTTCAAGAATAAGCGACACATAACCCTTAATGGAAGTGAGCGGAGTCCTGAGCTGATGCGATGCGATGGAAATAAACTCCGACTTGGCATTATCCAGCCTTCGAAGCTCATCATTGGCAACCGCCAGCTTCTCGGTTATTTCCTGAAGCTCTTCCTTTCTTCGGACTTCTTCCTTTATTGATTTAATCAGCATTATTCCGAAAATAACTGAAAGAGCAAGGGCTATCATATTTAAAATTCTATTTGTTGGATTCTGAATAAAAAAGAATTGAGAACCAATTAAAATCCAAATTACTATAGTTAGGACTTGAGCAGTAATTGTTTTGATATTAAGAAATTTATATTTAATTATTGACCAAGTAACTAGTCCGGTAAAAAGTAAGCATGAAACAGGAGCCCACAAAGTAGAAGTAGGATATCCCAAACGAGGAGCAATTATTCCCATGCCAACACTCACTATAGTCCAAATTAAAAATCCTAATAAAACAAATAATGTTTGCTTTTTCAAATTTATATCTGAAGTTTGTTTGATTTTTTTAATAAGTAAATACAGGGCTAAAACTGTATAAATTATCAGAAGAGAAGTCACATACCAATATATTTTTCCAGAAGTCGTTTCGCACCATGCAAGATCAATATACTCAACATTCATTTTATTTGGAAGAAGAAAAAATAAAGGCAAAAGAGGAACGAATATAGCAACCTTTGCTAAAAATGAAGGAGTTTTTTTATAAAAATTGATAATAATAAAATAAATAAAAATTGATGGAATAATTCCGACGATTATATTGAATTCATCAAAAAATACTGAAAGTCTCGAATCATTTTGCGCCCAATTACCAAGCATAGAAACCATCCACAAGGTCATTGCTATAGTCAAAACAAAAAATACTCTTATAGATTTATTCTTTCTGTCTTTTAAAAAAACAAATAGACCAAGTAAAAAGGTAACGATAATAGAAGGAAGGAATATAAAATAAATATATTGAGGAATATCTTGGGAATAAAATATATATTTCGTTGCTGCACCGTCGCAAAATATAGAGTTTATCATATTTTTATTTTTATTATGTTTTTATCTAACCAGTAATTTCTCTTATCTCCAAACCAGTCACGAATATCTTTTTTCTTTATTTTTTTCAACTCTATCTCCCAGTAACGCCTCACCGATTTTAAAAGATTTTTATCCTTAGATATTTTCTTTGAAAATGGACAACTTTTATGAACCATCATGCCATAAATTTCTTTTTTCTCATCTCTGCCATATTTAATTACAGGAAAAACAGGATAACTTATGCAATCCAATGGCCTAATATTAATTTTCAATATGCAACCATTGTTGCCTAAAAAATTGCATTTTCCTCCCATGCTTATTCTCTCTATTTTTATATCTTTTGATTTTCCTTTATTCCCCCAATTCTTTCTAATTTTTAGTAATTTTTTATCAATAGGAATGTTTCTTAATTCCCAATCGAAAACAGTAAATTCAGCTTGTTTACAACACAACCCATTACATTCCTTACAATGCTTACTAAATTTTTTCAGTAATTCTTTTCTCATAATAAATCGACTGCCAATGACGTTATGTCTTAATATAATTATACAATAATTTTAATAAAAATAAAACACCGCCTGAGATTATGTTAATCTCTAGCGGTGCTATTGCCTAAGCCACTTGTAGTATTCATATCCCAAAACTGTAAAATAGAACACTACCGAGAAAATTGAGATGAACTGATCGAAAAATTCATATCCCAAAATTCCTAGATAGAATATAATCG encodes:
- a CDS encoding HAMP domain-containing sensor histidine kinase, coding for MINSIFCDGAATKYIFYSQDIPQYIYFIFLPSIIVTFLLGLFVFLKDRKNKSIRVFFVLTIAMTLWMVSMLGNWAQNDSRLSVFFDEFNIIVGIIPSIFIYFIIINFYKKTPSFLAKVAIFVPLLPLFFLLPNKMNVEYIDLAWCETTSGKIYWYVTSLLIIYTVLALYLLIKKIKQTSDINLKKQTLFVLLGFLIWTIVSVGMGIIAPRLGYPTSTLWAPVSCLLFTGLVTWSIIKYKFLNIKTITAQVLTIVIWILIGSQFFFIQNPTNRILNMIALALSVIFGIMLIKSIKEEVRRKEELQEITEKLAVANDELRRLDNAKSEFISIASHQLRTPLTSIKGYVSLILEGTYGKIEPYIADPLNKIYTSNERLIQLVEEFLNVSRIESGRMEFMFEKCRIENIVKDLYDTFSVIANGKGLYLHLDLPQNPLPEIEIDKGKTREVISNLVDNALKYTKRGGVKVKVELLINRTWNVSHTGSSFETLRGNLVKISISDTGLGVPETERPYLFSKFSRGKDTSRLHVGGTGLGLYVGKNIIEAQHGRIYVESEGAGKGSKFIVELPIVQPKG
- a CDS encoding YkgJ family cysteine cluster protein, yielding MRKELLKKFSKHCKECNGLCCKQAEFTVFDWELRNIPIDKKLLKIRKNWGNKGKSKDIKIERISMGGKCNFLGNNGCILKINIRPLDCISYPVFPVIKYGRDEKKEIYGMMVHKSCPFSKKISKDKNLLKSVRRYWEIELKKIKKKDIRDWFGDKRNYWLDKNIIKIKI